Proteins encoded by one window of Chondromyces crocatus:
- a CDS encoding monovalent cation/H+ antiporter subunit D, whose amino-acid sequence MNHLLIAPLTLPALVASLILLVMRRRHLRLARLVSLGACMTWVVLGAALTARASSGDIATYALGNWAAPFGILLVLDRLSAMMVLLTAILSLAVLAYATSSDLDRRGWHFHPLFHFQILGLNGAFLTGDLFNLFVFFEMLLIASYGLMLHGQGAARLKGGVQYVVINLAGSTLFLVAVGILYGVTGTLNMADMAIRVAGAPPADQGLMRAGALLLIAVFALKAALVPLHFWLPRTYASTSAPVAALFAIMTKVGAYSIIRTTILIFGADAGESAWAPAAWMLPAALLTLALGFIGVLAARNLRDLAAFAVVGSMGTLLSATSVFQPAAITAALYYTLHSTLAGAALFLTVDLIARRRGDYGDALTPSPRFPQIELLSVFFFLSAIALVGLPPLSGFLGKLMILNGVRESASAPWIWACILSTTVLALLGFARAGSLLFWESAAVGTDIHAKVPPHPILTLVGAAAPLAGLIALTVFAGPVTTYLTAATEQLFDSAAYVTAVLGPR is encoded by the coding sequence ATGAACCACCTGCTCATCGCGCCGCTGACCCTGCCGGCGCTCGTCGCCTCCTTGATCCTCCTGGTCATGCGCCGGCGCCACCTCCGCCTCGCGCGCCTCGTCTCCCTGGGCGCCTGCATGACCTGGGTCGTCCTCGGCGCAGCCCTCACCGCCCGCGCATCGAGCGGCGACATCGCGACCTACGCCCTCGGCAACTGGGCTGCCCCCTTCGGCATCCTCCTCGTCCTCGACCGCCTCTCGGCCATGATGGTGCTCCTCACCGCCATCCTGTCCCTCGCGGTGCTCGCGTACGCCACCTCCTCCGATCTCGATCGCAGAGGCTGGCACTTCCACCCCCTGTTCCACTTCCAGATCCTCGGCCTGAACGGCGCCTTTCTCACGGGCGACCTGTTCAACCTGTTCGTGTTCTTCGAGATGCTGCTCATCGCGTCCTACGGCCTCATGCTGCACGGCCAGGGCGCCGCGCGGCTCAAGGGCGGCGTGCAGTACGTGGTGATCAACCTCGCCGGTTCCACCCTCTTCCTCGTGGCCGTCGGCATCCTCTACGGCGTCACGGGGACCCTCAACATGGCCGACATGGCCATCCGGGTGGCCGGAGCCCCCCCTGCCGACCAGGGCCTGATGCGCGCCGGCGCGCTCCTGCTCATCGCCGTCTTCGCCCTCAAGGCCGCGCTCGTCCCGCTCCACTTCTGGCTCCCACGCACCTACGCCAGCACCTCCGCCCCGGTCGCCGCCCTCTTCGCGATCATGACCAAGGTCGGCGCTTACTCCATCATCCGCACCACCATCCTGATCTTCGGCGCCGACGCGGGAGAGTCCGCCTGGGCCCCCGCCGCCTGGATGCTCCCTGCCGCCCTGCTCACCCTCGCCCTCGGCTTCATCGGCGTGCTCGCCGCCCGCAACCTGCGCGACCTCGCCGCCTTCGCCGTCGTCGGATCCATGGGCACCCTGCTCTCCGCCACCTCCGTCTTCCAGCCGGCGGCCATCACCGCCGCGCTCTACTACACCCTGCACTCCACCCTCGCTGGCGCTGCCCTCTTCCTCACCGTCGACCTCATCGCCAGGCGCCGCGGCGACTACGGCGACGCCCTCACCCCGAGCCCTCGCTTCCCCCAGATCGAGCTCCTCTCGGTCTTCTTCTTCCTCTCCGCCATCGCCCTCGTCGGCCTGCCACCGCTCTCGGGCTTCCTCGGCAAGCTGATGATCCTCAATGGCGTCCGCGAGAGCGCCAGCGCCCCCTGGATCTGGGCCTGCATTCTCAGCACCACCGTCCTCGCTCTCCTCGGCTTCGCCCGTGCGGGAAGCCTCCTCTTCTGGGAGAGCGCGGCCGTCGGCACCGACATCCACGCCAAGGTCCCCCCGCACCCCATCCTCACCCTCGTCGGCGCTGCGGCGCCCCTCGCAGGCCTGATCGCCCTCACGGTCTTCGCTGGCCCCGTCACCACCTACCTGACCGCGGCCACCGAGCAGCTCTTCGACTCGGCTGCCTACGTCACTGCCGTCCTGGGACCCCGATGA
- a CDS encoding Na+/H+ antiporter subunit E, which produces MNTPPNTTERSLLGRLFPHPVMSVLLASVWLLLINKLSMANVVFALVAGAIIPFVTRRFWPDRPRIRLNWTLVHYFGVVVWDIVIANFQIAWLVLFRHNRDLRSHWLVIPLDLDDPEAVSMLAATLCLAPGTVSSDLAADRRALLLHAIDVADPAAEIARIKSRYEAPLKRIFA; this is translated from the coding sequence ATGAATACGCCCCCGAACACCACCGAGCGCTCCCTCCTGGGCCGGCTCTTCCCCCACCCGGTGATGTCCGTGCTTCTGGCGAGCGTGTGGCTGCTGCTGATCAACAAACTCTCGATGGCGAACGTCGTCTTCGCGCTCGTCGCCGGCGCCATCATCCCGTTCGTCACCCGCCGTTTCTGGCCGGACCGACCCAGGATCCGGCTCAACTGGACCCTCGTCCACTACTTCGGCGTCGTCGTGTGGGACATCGTCATCGCCAACTTCCAGATCGCGTGGCTGGTCCTCTTCCGCCACAACCGCGACCTCCGCTCCCACTGGCTCGTCATCCCCCTCGATCTCGACGACCCCGAGGCCGTCTCCATGCTCGCCGCCACGCTCTGCCTCGCCCCAGGCACCGTCTCCAGCGACCTCGCCGCCGACCGCCGCGCCCTCCTCCTCCACGCCATCGACGTGGCGGATCCCGCCGCGGAGATCGCCCGCATCAAGTCCCGCTACGAGGCCCCCCTCAAGAGGATCTTCGCATGA
- a CDS encoding K+/H+ antiporter subunit F codes for MIPYALGFAFVCVGLAMTLNVYRMVKGPTNVDRILALDTITINAIALIILFGIRETNATYFEVALLLAIFGFVGTVAYCKFLLRGDIVE; via the coding sequence ATGATCCCGTACGCCCTCGGCTTCGCCTTCGTCTGTGTCGGCCTCGCGATGACCCTGAACGTCTACCGCATGGTCAAGGGCCCCACGAACGTCGACCGCATCCTCGCGCTCGACACCATCACCATCAACGCCATCGCGTTGATCATCCTGTTCGGCATCCGGGAGACCAACGCCACCTACTTCGAGGTGGCGCTCCTGCTCGCCATCTTCGGCTTCGTGGGCACGGTGGCCTACTGCAAGTTCCTCCTTCGCGGGGACATCGTGGAGTGA
- a CDS encoding Na+/H+ antiporter subunit G codes for MKLLAETVISVLLVMGGFFALMGSWGLAKLPSLMTRIHGPAKATTLGVGGCLVASMVYFPTYAGLYSAHELLITLFLFLTAPVSAHMIAKTHLHCQGRDIDPNPSSEQHEVLPPTGRDVDWATFHDPTKKGEPEAPQSMPFI; via the coding sequence ATGAAGTTGCTCGCCGAGACCGTGATCTCCGTGCTGCTCGTGATGGGCGGCTTCTTCGCCCTGATGGGTTCGTGGGGGCTCGCCAAGCTCCCCTCCTTGATGACGCGCATCCACGGCCCCGCCAAGGCCACCACGCTCGGTGTGGGCGGTTGCCTGGTGGCGTCGATGGTCTACTTCCCGACCTACGCCGGCCTCTACTCGGCGCACGAACTGCTGATCACGCTGTTCCTCTTCCTGACGGCGCCGGTATCGGCGCACATGATCGCGAAGACCCACCTCCACTGCCAGGGCCGGGACATCGATCCGAACCCCTCGTCAGAGCAGCACGAGGTGCTCCCCCCGACGGGGCGCGACGTCGACTGGGCGACCTTCCACGACCCGACGAAGAAGGGCGAGCCAGAGGCACCGCAGTCGATGCCGTTCATCTGA
- a CDS encoding LA_2272 family surface repeat-containing protein: MGLAQLGLFQSSARDFGGAVQLGLAYTRADERFVGLLQLSLARNEAVTFLGPLQISAMNHAATFMGGLQLGLVNNVRVEDPAAADVRFVGLAQIGLLNEVTRGPLMGIGQFGILSYVGGHLYGFGQLGFINAADSFHGVLQAGFANVVTNGSFDGFGQFGVGNFVDQHFNGFLQTALIFNGATRAFRGVAQISALVNLVTRELAGASIGIVNKTEQTTGLQAGLVNLTGKLRGVQLGLVNISDDGGLPFAPVLNVGL, translated from the coding sequence GTGGGCCTCGCCCAGCTCGGCCTCTTCCAGAGCAGCGCCCGCGACTTTGGCGGCGCCGTGCAGCTCGGCCTCGCCTACACGCGCGCCGACGAACGCTTCGTGGGCCTCCTTCAGCTCTCCCTGGCGCGGAACGAGGCGGTCACCTTCCTCGGCCCCTTGCAGATCTCCGCGATGAACCACGCCGCGACCTTCATGGGCGGCCTCCAGCTCGGCCTGGTCAACAACGTCCGTGTCGAGGACCCTGCGGCCGCAGACGTCAGGTTCGTCGGCCTCGCTCAGATCGGTCTGCTCAACGAAGTCACCCGCGGCCCGCTGATGGGCATCGGCCAGTTCGGCATCCTGAGCTACGTCGGTGGTCACCTCTATGGGTTCGGGCAGCTCGGATTCATCAACGCCGCCGACTCCTTTCACGGCGTGCTCCAGGCCGGATTCGCCAACGTCGTGACGAACGGCTCCTTCGACGGGTTCGGCCAGTTTGGCGTGGGAAACTTCGTCGACCAGCATTTCAACGGCTTCCTGCAAACCGCCCTGATCTTCAATGGCGCAACGAGAGCGTTTCGCGGGGTCGCGCAGATCAGCGCGCTCGTGAACCTCGTCACCAGGGAGCTCGCTGGCGCATCGATCGGCATCGTGAACAAAACGGAACAGACCACCGGCCTCCAGGCAGGACTCGTGAACCTGACGGGGAAGCTGCGCGGCGTGCAGCTCGGGCTGGTGAACATCTCCGACGACGGGGGGCTACCCTTCGCGCCAGTGCTCAACGTGGGCCTCTGA
- a CDS encoding matrixin family metalloprotease, whose translation MSMRLRGRHVGWFLAALVSGAVAMVGCAVGGENEEGPAEVVEGPGVEEGDEARVDVEPLHLGDRGPEVRTLYGYLKAFGYFPNAELHEFIGWKPVFDQELTDPEVFDETLERALTLYQLAHGLPSDGTVNAETLALMAKPRCGFPDYYAGPHPFNVQDGVSNYVLSGLKWNKNALTYSFANHTTDLPAANTESDIRQAFNRWAAVTPLSFTKAGGTTDVRIGFYHGDHGDGHPFDGPYGVLAHAFYPSHGGTHFDEAENWTQNGTGIDLWSVALHEFGHTIGLNHSADTNAVMYAAYTGPRRELHHDDISGAQAIYGQKTIGWSWSGPMAGRFCTLINEPADPHHWNDNYLCSTVNYGFQWSYAGPIAGMRCTQIHEGSEPAAHTWHDNYLCVPNNSPLNLVWSSAGPIDGRTCTQIIEPGDPHTWHDNHLCY comes from the coding sequence ATGTCGATGAGGCTACGAGGTCGTCACGTGGGGTGGTTCCTTGCCGCGCTGGTGAGCGGAGCGGTCGCGATGGTCGGCTGCGCGGTCGGCGGGGAAAATGAGGAAGGACCGGCGGAGGTCGTCGAGGGGCCCGGTGTCGAGGAAGGGGACGAGGCGCGGGTCGATGTGGAGCCTCTCCACCTGGGAGACCGAGGGCCTGAGGTCCGCACGCTTTATGGCTACCTGAAGGCGTTCGGCTACTTCCCCAATGCCGAGCTGCACGAGTTCATCGGCTGGAAGCCGGTGTTCGACCAGGAGCTCACCGACCCCGAGGTCTTCGACGAGACGCTCGAGCGGGCGCTGACGCTGTACCAGCTCGCCCACGGGCTCCCGAGTGACGGAACGGTCAATGCGGAGACGCTGGCGCTGATGGCGAAGCCGCGGTGTGGCTTCCCTGATTACTATGCCGGTCCGCATCCGTTCAATGTGCAGGACGGGGTGTCGAACTACGTGCTCTCGGGCCTCAAGTGGAACAAGAACGCGCTGACGTATTCCTTCGCGAACCACACGACGGATCTTCCCGCGGCGAACACGGAGTCGGACATCCGCCAGGCGTTCAACCGGTGGGCCGCGGTGACGCCGCTGAGCTTCACGAAGGCGGGCGGGACGACCGATGTGCGGATCGGCTTCTATCACGGCGATCACGGTGACGGTCATCCGTTCGATGGGCCGTACGGGGTGCTGGCCCATGCGTTCTACCCGAGCCACGGGGGGACTCATTTCGACGAGGCAGAGAACTGGACGCAGAACGGGACCGGGATCGATCTCTGGTCGGTGGCGTTGCACGAGTTCGGTCACACGATCGGGCTCAATCACTCGGCCGACACGAATGCGGTGATGTACGCCGCCTATACGGGTCCCCGGCGGGAGCTGCACCACGACGACATCAGCGGAGCGCAGGCGATCTATGGGCAGAAGACGATCGGGTGGTCCTGGTCGGGTCCCATGGCGGGACGCTTCTGCACGCTGATCAACGAGCCTGCGGATCCGCATCACTGGAACGACAACTACCTCTGCTCGACGGTCAACTACGGGTTCCAGTGGAGCTATGCCGGGCCGATCGCGGGAATGCGCTGCACGCAGATCCACGAGGGCTCGGAGCCCGCGGCTCACACGTGGCACGACAACTACCTGTGCGTGCCGAACAACAGCCCGCTCAACCTGGTGTGGTCGTCTGCGGGTCCCATCGATGGCAGGACGTGCACGCAGATCATCGAGCCGGGTGATCCGCACACCTGGCACGACAATCACCTCTGCTATTGA
- a CDS encoding BPSL0067 family protein encodes MAYIARTPEVHEGKWVGESKECVAFVKHAAHAPWTRAWKKGERVVGNLSIQAGTAIACGWDAHGNYPSNPTGNHAAIYIGQVGDQIEVWDQSRDMPVARRTKFHKEDRAYHVIE; translated from the coding sequence ATGGCCTACATTGCGAGAACGCCGGAAGTACACGAGGGGAAGTGGGTCGGTGAGAGCAAGGAGTGTGTGGCGTTCGTGAAGCACGCCGCCCATGCGCCGTGGACGAGGGCCTGGAAGAAGGGCGAGCGGGTCGTCGGCAACCTGAGCATCCAGGCCGGGACCGCCATCGCCTGCGGCTGGGATGCGCACGGGAACTACCCGAGCAATCCCACGGGGAATCATGCGGCGATCTACATCGGGCAGGTCGGTGATCAGATCGAGGTGTGGGACCAGTCGCGCGACATGCCGGTCGCTCGGAGGACGAAGTTCCACAAGGAGGATCGGGCGTACCACGTGATCGAGTAA
- a CDS encoding ATP-binding protein, with protein MPRPTLLSWSSGKDSAYALHVLRQQTDIEVVGLLTTVDEAHARVAIHGVRVGLLRAQAAATGLPLREVPLPSPCPNAEYEARMGAALAQARAEGVAALAFGDLFLEEIRRYREDSLRGTGLDAVFPLWGEPTPALARRMLALGLRARITCIDPRRVGREVVGRDFDEALLDGLPHTVDPCGERGELHTFAYAGPMFRHPIGITTGETVERDGFVFADLLPAPAAA; from the coding sequence ATGCCTCGGCCGACGCTGCTCTCGTGGAGCAGCGGGAAGGACAGCGCCTACGCGCTGCATGTGCTCCGGCAGCAAACGGACATCGAGGTAGTCGGGCTGCTGACGACGGTCGACGAGGCCCACGCGCGGGTGGCCATCCACGGGGTGCGGGTCGGGCTGCTGCGCGCGCAGGCGGCCGCCACGGGGCTCCCGCTCCGAGAGGTGCCGCTGCCGAGCCCTTGTCCCAACGCCGAGTACGAGGCGCGCATGGGGGCGGCGCTCGCCCAGGCGCGCGCGGAGGGGGTCGCGGCGCTGGCGTTCGGGGACCTCTTCCTGGAGGAGATCCGGCGCTACCGCGAAGACAGCCTGCGCGGGACGGGGCTCGACGCGGTGTTCCCACTGTGGGGGGAGCCGACGCCTGCACTCGCGCGGCGGATGCTGGCGCTCGGGCTGCGAGCGCGCATCACCTGCATCGATCCGAGGCGGGTCGGGCGCGAGGTGGTCGGTCGTGATTTCGATGAGGCCTTGCTCGACGGGCTCCCGCACACCGTCGATCCGTGCGGGGAGCGAGGCGAGCTTCATACGTTCGCGTATGCAGGTCCGATGTTCCGGCATCCCATCGGCATCACCACGGGCGAGACGGTGGAGCGCGACGGGTTCGTCTTCGCCGATCTGCTCCCAGCCCCAGCCGCTGCCTGA
- a CDS encoding DUF1348 family protein produces the protein MTAENSAPSSPLRPPIPPFTAETAAQKARAAEDAWNTRDPEKVAGAYTVDSAWRNRSEFIHGRDEIVAFLARKWRKELDYRLIKELWAFSGNRIAVRFAYEWHDDSGNWFRSYGNENWEFDERGFMRQRHASINDVPIRERERKFRWPLGRRPDDHPGLTDLGL, from the coding sequence ATGACCGCCGAGAACAGCGCGCCTTCGAGCCCCCTCCGCCCTCCCATCCCTCCCTTCACCGCCGAGACGGCAGCGCAGAAGGCGCGTGCGGCAGAGGACGCATGGAACACGCGAGACCCGGAGAAGGTCGCCGGGGCGTACACGGTGGACAGCGCATGGCGAAACCGCAGCGAGTTCATCCACGGGCGAGACGAGATCGTCGCGTTTCTCGCCCGCAAATGGCGCAAGGAACTCGATTATCGTCTCATCAAGGAACTCTGGGCCTTCTCGGGCAACCGGATCGCCGTTCGCTTCGCATACGAATGGCATGACGACTCGGGCAACTGGTTCCGGTCGTACGGCAATGAGAACTGGGAATTCGATGAGCGCGGCTTCATGCGGCAGCGGCACGCCTCCATCAACGACGTGCCCATCCGCGAGCGTGAGCGAAAGTTCCGCTGGCCCCTCGGTCGCCGCCCGGACGACCACCCCGGCCTGACCGACCTCGGCCTGTGA
- a CDS encoding erythromycin esterase family protein translates to MARGMLGVVLGGLPLGCAGVSLDRAWVERTQLAWGSPESTVLGADVEAKLDAMLEGKRIVFLGEPDHYIHEKYPYRLAMLRHLVKRGFLHVGMEIGTSEGRRIDRFFETGDPRALDRVVLWGYAGDSPEERRELERFLPRAAPDQEAARAFVAEERRFFIALRALVDARAGAEGAGPRLHFFGFDTDTPPGGAYQDLRETLKEVADTPEGEEALHQLALVPGEDLSQEALRVFTLAEAVQAELPLYVSAFGQARATQFQEQVVALAESLVWVVAQIQAPTLAARRRFLDRRERFMHAQLDRWLAQHPKEKLVLLGHNAHLSRASEKLRMGLPDGEHAPMWRSVGTHVVGKRPADVLAVWLLGGEGRHFLPDGKHPVVREVPLRSGSVEAALAPFGDAFLLDLRERPPGTLLDAVVPFGHPGSHGHGPVGLNADALVFFRRVSPPRP, encoded by the coding sequence ATGGCGAGAGGGATGCTGGGCGTGGTCCTGGGGGGCCTGCCGCTCGGCTGTGCGGGGGTGTCGCTGGACAGGGCCTGGGTCGAGCGGACGCAGCTCGCGTGGGGCAGCCCGGAGAGCACGGTGCTCGGAGCCGACGTCGAGGCGAAGCTCGACGCGATGCTGGAGGGGAAGCGCATCGTCTTCCTCGGCGAGCCGGACCATTACATCCACGAGAAGTATCCCTATCGGCTCGCGATGCTGCGGCACCTCGTGAAGCGAGGCTTCCTGCACGTGGGCATGGAGATCGGCACGTCCGAGGGGCGGCGCATCGACCGCTTCTTCGAGACGGGGGATCCCCGCGCCCTCGATCGGGTGGTGCTGTGGGGGTATGCCGGAGACTCGCCAGAGGAGCGGCGAGAGCTGGAGCGGTTCCTGCCACGCGCCGCGCCGGACCAGGAGGCGGCGCGGGCGTTCGTCGCCGAGGAGCGCCGGTTCTTCATCGCGCTGCGTGCGCTGGTGGACGCCCGCGCTGGCGCGGAAGGAGCCGGCCCTCGCCTCCACTTCTTCGGGTTCGATACCGACACGCCGCCGGGCGGGGCGTACCAGGACCTCCGCGAGACGCTGAAGGAGGTCGCCGACACCCCGGAGGGAGAGGAAGCCTTGCACCAGCTCGCGCTGGTCCCAGGGGAGGACCTGAGCCAGGAGGCGCTGCGGGTGTTCACGCTCGCCGAAGCGGTGCAGGCCGAGCTGCCTCTGTACGTGTCGGCCTTCGGGCAAGCGCGAGCGACGCAGTTCCAGGAGCAGGTCGTCGCCCTCGCCGAGTCGCTGGTCTGGGTGGTGGCGCAGATCCAGGCGCCGACGCTCGCGGCGCGCCGCCGGTTCCTCGACCGCCGAGAACGGTTCATGCACGCGCAGCTCGATCGGTGGCTCGCGCAGCACCCGAAGGAGAAGCTGGTGCTGCTCGGGCACAACGCCCACCTGTCGCGGGCATCGGAGAAGCTGCGGATGGGTCTCCCGGATGGCGAGCACGCGCCGATGTGGCGGTCCGTGGGCACCCACGTCGTCGGGAAGCGGCCTGCAGACGTGCTCGCGGTCTGGTTGCTGGGGGGGGAGGGCCGGCATTTCCTTCCCGATGGGAAGCACCCGGTGGTGCGGGAGGTGCCCCTGCGCTCGGGGAGCGTGGAGGCGGCGCTCGCTCCCTTCGGGGACGCCTTCTTGCTCGACCTGCGAGAGCGCCCGCCAGGGACGCTGCTGGACGCCGTGGTCCCCTTCGGCCATCCCGGCTCTCACGGGCACGGTCCGGTCGGGCTCAACGCCGATGCGCTGGTGTTCTTCCGGCGGGTGTCACCACCGCGGCCATGA
- a CDS encoding CAP domain-containing protein, with amino-acid sequence MRRTFPASLVMKRTVAFGTALTLLTLGVACSDADGDGSGPLSAGGAGGVGGDGASSTSGGTTSGGQGQTGGSDPGEGGGTPGQGGAGGGTGGAGGGSQEDLVCARWQQDRASLSEGTWSGSVAGCNAGDISAEGRTNALKLINLYRFVANLPPVAHDATRNQQAQACALMMHANNSLSHSPPTNWTCYSQAGAQGAANSNIASTRGVSAVDLYMADPGNETTLGHRRWILSGALGPVGLGSTSNASCMWVLGGSGGQSPPFTAWPAPGKFPSGALRASYAPLDSTGWSIQSSSINLAGAQVSVTDGGMNRPMAVTQLAANFGSSSAIRMVPQGWTTQVGHTYEVRVTGINSPISYAVEITDCP; translated from the coding sequence ATGAGGCGCACATTCCCGGCATCCCTCGTCATGAAGCGCACCGTCGCATTCGGCACCGCGCTCACCCTCCTCACGCTCGGTGTCGCTTGTTCGGACGCTGACGGTGACGGCTCGGGACCGCTCTCTGCCGGCGGTGCGGGTGGTGTCGGTGGCGACGGCGCGTCATCGACCAGCGGCGGCACCACCAGCGGTGGCCAGGGCCAGACCGGCGGCAGCGACCCTGGTGAAGGGGGAGGCACCCCAGGGCAAGGGGGTGCGGGTGGTGGCACGGGTGGGGCGGGCGGCGGCTCCCAGGAGGATCTCGTCTGCGCCCGCTGGCAGCAGGACCGCGCCTCCCTGAGCGAGGGCACCTGGAGCGGGAGCGTCGCCGGCTGCAACGCGGGCGACATCTCCGCCGAGGGACGCACCAATGCACTGAAGCTCATCAACCTCTACCGCTTCGTGGCCAACCTCCCCCCGGTCGCCCACGACGCGACACGCAATCAGCAGGCGCAGGCATGCGCCCTCATGATGCACGCCAACAACAGCCTCTCGCACTCCCCGCCGACGAACTGGACCTGTTACTCCCAGGCCGGCGCCCAGGGCGCCGCCAACAGCAACATCGCCTCCACCCGCGGCGTCTCCGCCGTGGACCTCTACATGGCCGATCCCGGCAACGAGACGACCCTCGGCCACCGCCGCTGGATCCTGTCCGGCGCGCTCGGCCCCGTCGGCCTCGGCTCCACCAGCAACGCCTCGTGCATGTGGGTCCTCGGCGGCTCCGGTGGTCAGAGCCCTCCGTTCACCGCGTGGCCCGCCCCCGGCAAGTTCCCGTCCGGCGCCCTCAGGGCCTCCTACGCTCCCCTCGACAGCACCGGCTGGTCGATCCAGAGCTCCAGCATCAACCTCGCCGGCGCTCAGGTCAGCGTCACCGATGGCGGCATGAACCGCCCCATGGCCGTCACCCAGCTCGCCGCCAACTTCGGCAGCAGCTCTGCCATCCGCATGGTGCCCCAGGGATGGACCACCCAGGTCGGTCACACCTACGAGGTGCGCGTCACCGGCATCAACTCCCCCATCAGCTACGCCGTCGAGATCACCGACTGCCCGTGA
- a CDS encoding Spy/CpxP family protein refolding chaperone, with amino-acid sequence MSFRRWGMSGLVALVGALGGVAGCVEDNGSMRDAESAGAAQAALAEEGPGVGEGLGGRPGRRPPGPPGPDHLLVAALHELDLSDAQVSAIEGALETLRAEKERTRPEGGAPFAALAEGVRAGKIDVAAVVAKAPSGEPFAGARDAMAKALETLHATLTKAQRQALVEGLEARFAAHAPGGPGKAGGGPPGERAGGPPGPPPAHALHAGQRHERAGAGPEHAGPPPGGPLGHLLGRLDLDEAQQEAIARILEADAPAAPDHEAMKKRFEAVHVEMRARLQGFVADAFDAKAFLAPPADAKGAGPASHLERMAKTLSAVVPLLDPAQRETLAKALEQGPRSGPHPAFGKGGPRGAQGPQGPMGR; translated from the coding sequence ATGTCGTTTCGTCGTTGGGGCATGTCGGGTCTGGTGGCGCTGGTCGGCGCGCTGGGCGGGGTCGCGGGCTGTGTCGAGGACAATGGCTCGATGCGCGATGCAGAGTCGGCGGGCGCCGCGCAGGCGGCCCTCGCGGAGGAGGGGCCAGGGGTCGGGGAAGGACTGGGTGGCCGGCCCGGGAGGCGTCCTCCCGGGCCTCCTGGGCCGGACCACCTGCTCGTGGCGGCGCTGCACGAGCTGGATCTGAGCGACGCGCAGGTGAGCGCGATCGAGGGGGCGCTGGAGACGCTCCGGGCCGAGAAGGAGCGGACGCGTCCCGAGGGAGGGGCGCCGTTCGCGGCGCTCGCCGAGGGGGTGCGCGCAGGGAAGATCGATGTGGCAGCGGTGGTGGCGAAGGCGCCCTCGGGGGAGCCGTTCGCCGGGGCCAGGGACGCGATGGCGAAGGCGCTGGAGACCCTGCACGCGACGCTGACGAAGGCGCAGCGACAAGCGCTGGTGGAGGGGCTGGAGGCGCGGTTTGCCGCGCACGCGCCCGGTGGGCCAGGGAAGGCTGGCGGCGGGCCGCCGGGGGAGCGCGCGGGTGGGCCTCCCGGGCCGCCGCCGGCGCATGCCCTGCATGCAGGGCAGCGTCACGAGCGGGCAGGGGCAGGGCCGGAGCACGCGGGGCCGCCGCCCGGAGGGCCGCTGGGCCACCTGCTCGGTCGGCTCGACCTCGACGAGGCCCAGCAGGAGGCGATCGCTCGGATCCTGGAGGCCGACGCGCCCGCCGCGCCGGACCACGAGGCGATGAAGAAGCGCTTCGAGGCCGTCCACGTGGAGATGCGCGCGCGGCTCCAGGGCTTCGTCGCGGATGCGTTCGATGCGAAGGCGTTCCTCGCGCCTCCGGCCGATGCGAAGGGGGCAGGGCCAGCATCGCACCTGGAGCGCATGGCGAAGACGCTCTCGGCGGTGGTGCCGTTGCTGGATCCAGCGCAGCGGGAGACGCTGGCGAAGGCGCTGGAGCAGGGGCCCCGGTCAGGGCCGCACCCGGCCTTCGGGAAGGGTGGTCCGCGAGGCGCGCAGGGGCCGCAGGGGCCGATGGGGCGCTGA